GAGACTTCCTGCGCGCCCGGCGCTCCGGCCTGCGGCCCGAAGACGTGGGCATGGCGAGCTACGGCCTACGGAGGGTCGCCGGGCTACGCCGCGAGGAAGTCGCGGTGCTGGCCGGAGTGAACGTCGACTACTACACCCGCCTGGAACAAGGCCGCGAACGCCGTCCCTCGCCCCAGGTCCTCGACGCGCTCAGCCGCGCCCTCCACCTCGACACCGACGCCCACGACCACCTCCACCGGCTGGCCGGCACCGCACCGCTCGACCGCCCGGGGCCGCAGCGGAACGGGGTCAGCCCGGCCCTCCGCCAGCTCATGGACGGCTACCCCCACACCCCGGCGTTCGTCCTCAACCGCACCCTGGACATCCTGGCCACCAACGCCCTCGCCGACGCCTTGTACTCGCCCTTCCACCCCGCGGACAATCTCGCCCGCGCGGTCTTCCTCGACCCGGCCGGTCGGGACTTCTACGCCCGCTGGGACCGGGCCGCGCAGGCCACCGTCGCCCACCTCCGTCAGGCGGCCGGCTTTGATCCCGACGACCCCCGGCTGAACGCGCTCATCGACACGCTGACCGAGCACAGCACCACCTTCTCGACGCTGTGGCAGGCCCACACCGTGCGTGGCAAGACCCGGGACGCCAAAACCCTCAACCACCCCGACGTCGGTCCGCTCACCCTCACGTACCAAGCCTTCGACGTCCGCGACGCCCCCGGCCAGCAACTCGTCATCTACCACGCCGAACCCGGCAGCCCCAGCGCCCAGGCGCTGGCCCTGCTCGGCGCCCTCGACGCCACCACGCGGCAGACCGCGGGGGACCCGCACCCGTAGCACGCACGGCGTCGCCGGGGGCGGCATCGCTCGCCCTGCCCGGTCAGTCGTCTCACCAGGGGACGGTCTCTCCCAGATAGTCGAGGTAGCGGAGGCCCCGGCGGCCGCGTTGCGCGTCAACGGCCGTGACGAGGCGGGGGATGCTCTCCTCGATGGTGAGACGGGCGTTGGGGCCGCCCATGTCGGTCTTGACCCAGCCGGGCGCCGTCACGAGCAGCGTGCGGGGATCGTCGCGGTGACGGGCCGCGTAACTGCGCATCAGCTGGTTGAGGGCGGATTTGCTGGCCCGGTAGATCTCGAAGCCGCCGCGTTCGTTGTTGGCGACGCTGCCCAGGCCGGAGGACATGATCGCCATGGTGCCGTCCGGCGTGACGAGTTCGGCGAGCGTTTCGATGACCCGCATGGGGCTCAGCGCATTGGTGAGCATCAGGCGGGTGAACTCGTCGGTCGTGACGTCTGCAGGGGTCTCCTCCGGATGGTTGGCCACGCCCGCGTTGACGAAGAGCAGATCGAACCTGCGGGCGCCGAGCCGCTCTCGGAGAGCGTGGATCTGCTCCGGCGCGTTGATGTCCACGTGCTCGATCTCCAGCCGCCCACCGGCAGTTGGCTGAAGGTCGTGCAACGCGGTCCGACCGGGGCCGCGGACGGTCCCCACCACATGGGATCCGCGGTCCAGGTACTCAGCGGCGATCGCACGGCCCAGGCCACGGGACGCACCGATGAGAAGCACGGTCGCGTGCTGCGAAATCACGTTCATGACTGCTCCAGGAGTCGCGCGGTCTCTGCGTCCGGTCCGGGCGCGGACGGTTCGAGGCGGTAGAGCGCCCGGGCGTTGGCATACGCGACCTTGTGCCGGTCCTCGCGGTCGGGGAGCGTCCCGAGGAAGTCGGTGAGAGCCGCGGCGTCCAGCCGGTGGAAGGGATAGTCGCCCGAGAGCAGGATCCGGTCGATGGTCGTGAAGTCCAACGCGTGCCGCAGCAAGCGGGGGGTCAGCATGCCGCTGGTCGCGATGTGGACGTTGGTCCGAAAGTACTCAGCGACCCGACGGTCCAGGCCGGTCGCGACGTTCGAGAGGCTGTCGACCCGGTCGAGGGCGAACAACAGCATCTCGCCCCAGTGCCCCAGCACGATCTGCAGGTCCGGGTGTCGGTCGAACGTGCCGCGCAGGATCAGGCGAAGTGCCGCGAGCCCCGCCTCGATGTGCCATCCCCAGCCGAAGGTGGCGAGCGCGAGCTCGACGGTCGGGTCGAACCCGCGGTAGGAGGCGTCCCTGACCGCGTTCGGCGGGATCTGGGGATGGATGAACACCGGCCGCCCCAGAGCGGCGGCGGTGGCGAGCAGCTCGTCGTAGGCGGGATCGTCCAACGGCCGGTCGCCGCTGCGACCGTAGGACATGATCCCGACATGAGCGGGCGAGTCCGCGATCCGCTGAAGCTCCGTCACGGCCGCGTCCGGATCCGACATCGGCAGCGTCGTCATCGCCCGCAGACGCGTCGGATGGCGCCCCACGGCCTCGCTCGCCAGGTCATTCGCCTCGCGGCTCAGCGCAACGGCTTCACGGGCCGGGAGCCCGTGGGTCCCCGGCGGGGCGATCGAGAGGATCTGCAGGTCGATGCCGGCCGCGTCCATCGCCGTGATCCGTTGCTCGCCGATGTCGAGCAGACGGCCGGGGATGTCCCCCCGGTCGTTCAACGCCACGCTCTCGTCGCGCGACCGCATCGGCTGTGCTCGCAAGGCCCGGTCGATCCCCGGGGTGGTCCAGTGCTCCTCGATGGTGATGACTCTCATCAGGCTCCTTCGGCGCATGTCGTCGTACCTGTGCAAGCGTCGGCCACGCGCGGTGCGCAACGACCCGGAAACGGCGCCTTCTGTAGCGTTGCCGCCATGTCGAGTCCAGAGATCGATCATTCCGTCATTCTTGAGCCGCATGATGTGCGAATCCTTCGTGCCCTTCAGATTGATCCGAGGGTCGGATTCGCGACCGTGGCGACGGTCCTCGGGCTCTCCGAGCTGACCGTCGCCCGCCGCTACCGCCGTATGCGGCGGGCCGGGGTCCTCCGGGTGATCGGGGTGGTCGACCCGGGAGCCCTCGGGCAGAGCCGGTGGATGGCGCGCCTGCGCTGCCGCCCCGGCAGCGCCCCGGCCATGGCCGAAGCACTCGCGCAACGCGACGACATCAGCTGGGTCGCGCTGTGCGCCGCCGGCTCCGAGGTCACCTGCGCCGTGCGCTCACGGTCACCGGAGCAGCGCGACGACCTGCTCGGCCGTCGGCTCCCTCGTGCTGCCGCCGTACTCGACCTCCAGGCGTCGGTGATGCTCCGCCAGTTCGTCGGCGGACGCGGACACTACTGGGCCGCACTCACCGGAACCCTGACCCCCGAGCAGGAGGCCGCCCTCGGGACCGGCGACGGGCCGTTCCCCGAACGGCCGGTCGTGCGGAACGAGCCGGTGCAACTCGCCGACCAGGACGAGAAGTTGCTCGCGGCCCTCGCCACCGACGGACGGGCCAGTCTCGTCGACCTCGCCGCCGCGGCCGACCTCACGCCGGGCCGGGCTTCACGACGTCTGCACACTCTGCTCTCCGGCGGAGTGGTCCACATCGACGTGGAGATCGCACCGATGGCCCTGGGGTACCGGGCCCGGGCGAACCTGTGGATGCGGGTCCATCCAGGCAGCATCAAAGCCGTTGGACGCGCGATGGCGCGGATGCCCGAAGTGGGGTTCGCCGCCGCGCTGTCCGGGCCGAACAACCTGCACGCCGTCGTCCACTGCCGCGACCTCGACGAACTCTTCGAGTTCACCTCCGACCGCGTCGGAACCCTCCCCGGCGTCGAGGCCATGGAAGTCAGCCCCGTCTTCCGCCAGATCAAGCAGGCCGGAACCCGCGTGGACGGCGACCGCCTGACCGATCCGCCGAGCGACCGCAGCCGCTAGGCAGTTTTGTTCGGATCAGCTGGTCGTGGGTCCTGGTGTGTCGTCAACAGATGTGCAGTGGGCGCGGGTTGAGCCGTTGCACGGCCCCGGCGTCGACACGGTCCACTTCGAAATCCCCATGCCGCAGCCGGGCCGGCGCGGTGGCCGCGAGGGATACCACCGCGCATTCATCGATTGCCGGAAGCGGATAGCCGCCTCCCGATACGGATAGGGCGGAGCCGCGGCGGCTTCTAGGGTTCCGGTGAATTCGGTGCTCAGGAGGCGTAGATGAAGAGCTGCAGCGGCGCGCGGACGGCCGTGATCGTGGGCGCGGGTGTCGCCGGTCTGACGGCGGCGTCGGCCCTGGCGCGCAGGGGGTGGCGCGTCGAGATCGCCGAGGCCGCCCCGGCGACGGCGACGTCGGGGTGGGGGCTGTGCCTGACCGGCCCCGCGCTGCGCGCGCTGGACGAGTTGGGACTCGCGGACAGGTGTCTGGCCGAGGGCTACGGGATGGCCGGCATCACACATGTGGACGTGAACGGCGAGTCCGCGGACCGGGTCCAGTTGCCGCGTCTGATCGGCGCGGAGCGGCCGGCGATGGTCGGCATGGCGCGCCCCGTACTGCACCGGATCCTGCGGGAGGCGGCCGAGCGGAGTGGGGTGGTGGTGCACTACGGGATGACGGTCGCGGCGGTGGACCAGGAGCAGGAGTTGGTCCGTGTGCGGTTCTCGGACGGGACGGTCCGGCAGTTCGCGCTGCTGGTGGGCGCGGATGGCATCCGCTCGTCGGTCCGGGCCCTGCTGGGCTTGGCGACCTCGCTCGACTACCACGGGCAGATGGTCTGGCGGGCCCTGGTGCCGCGCCCGCCGTGGGCCACGCGTATCCATCAGTTCGCCGGCGAAGTCAACACAGCTGGACTCATCCCCATCTCGGGCAGCCAGGCGTACGTGTTCCTCACGGAGAACGGAGTAGGACACAGCGTCCTACCCGATGCCGAACTCGCCCCGCGTCTGCGGCAGCTCCTGGGGGCCTTCCCGGGGCGGGTGAAGGAGATCTGCCCTCTGGTGTCCGCGTCGGAGTCGGTGGTACGCCGCCCGGTCCGGACGGCGTTGTTGGCGGGTGCCTGGAACCGCGGAAACGGCGTCGTCATCGGTGACGCCGCGCATGCGCCGGCACCGCAGACGGCCAGCGGCGCGGCCCTGGCGATCGAGGACGGGCTCGTGCTGGCCCACGAACTCGCGCGTCATGAGTCGGTCGGCGCGGGGCTTGAGTCGTTCGTCAACCGGCGTGCACGGCGATGCCGCACGCTCGTTCAGACCTCGGTGGCGATCGTCGGCCTGGAGCAGGCACAGCGTCACGACAAGGCGTACCCGCTGGTCAACGCATGTCACCAGCAGATGGCCGAGCCCGCGTAACCCTCCATCCGATGCCCACCCGATGCCCACTGTCATCGACCGGCTGACCGAACACCTCAGCCGATCCACCCCGTACGAGGAGTGACCGATGAGCGACACAAGCTTGATCACCCACCTGCGGCATATCGATGTCACCATGCCGAGCTTCGCCGAACAGCGCCAGTTCTACACCGAGTTATGGGGTCTGACGGAGACCGCCGGTGACACGGGGGTCTCGTTCCTGGCGGCCGAAGGCTCCCCGGAGCAGTACGTGGTGCGGCTGCGCGAGGACCAGCAGAAGCGCACCGACCTCATCGCCTTCGGTGCCGCCCACCCCGCGGATGTCGACGCCCTGGCCGCGCAGTTGATCGCGCAGGGTGTGAAGCTGGTGCGGGAACCGCAGATGCTGGACACTCCCGGAGGCGGCTATGCGGTCCGCTTCTTCGACAACGAGGGCCGTGTGGTGGAGGTCTCCGCCGACGTCACCCCACGCCGGCACCGCACGATCGAGGCACGGGAGTCCATACCCGTGCGGCTGTCGCATGTGCTGATGAACTCGCCCACACCCGAAGCCACGGTGGCCTGGTACATCAAGCATCTCGGCTTCCGGCTCTCGGACACCCTGTGCATCGGCAGCCGCGGCGAGATGATGTGGTTCCTGCGCTGCAACACCTATCACCACAGCTTCGGCATCGTCCGCGGCCCGCATGCAGCCTTCCATCACGCGTCCTTCGAGATGCGCGGGGTGGACGAGTTCCTGCGCGGCACGGGCCGGATGCAGCGGCTGGGCATCGAGCGCCTGTGGGGTCCGGGCCGGCACCGCGCCGGTGACAACTCCTTCAGCTACTACCTCGACCGGGCGGGCAACACCGTCGAGTACACCACCGAGCTCGAAGTCGTGGACGAGGACACCTGGCATCCACACCTCTTCGACCTGACGGATCCGGCCAACGCCGACCAGTGGGGCACGGCCAACGAGATGAACGAATACATTGCCGCCAAGTCCCACAATGACGTCGACCCCGGGCTGTTCGTCGCCCCGCCGATCTGAGCGTCCTCGGACCGAGGTGGCCAACGTCCGGCCGCAAAAGGAGTTCCCACCATGACGCCGTCGTCCACGGGTGAAGCTGTGACCACTCCTCTGCACACGTTCCGCATCACCAAATCTCGGAACCCGGTCGATCTGCTCAACGCTGCCACCCGGCTGTTCGGCGGCTCGATCACCACCTCTCCGCTGGACGGCCTGGCCGGCGGAGAGCACGAACTGCGCGGCGTCGCCGCCTCCGACTTCGCGGTCGGCTACTTCGCCTCGCCACTCGACGTCCGCGTCGCTTCGGCGTCCGGCCGCCGCCGCTCCTACTTCGTCAACATAGGTGTTTCCGGCGCCATCGCGGCGACCTGCGGCAGCCTGCACGCGACCCTCGACGAGGCCACCGCAGGAGTCGTCAACCCCGGAGACACTCAGGAGCTGCGCCCCGCCCGCAGCCGGACGCGTTTTCTGGGCCTGCGGATCGATGCCGCCCTCGTCGACCAGGAGTTCGCCGCGCTCACCGGGCAACTGCCGACATCCACCGTACGCTTCGACTTCGCCCTGGACCTGGCCAAACCCAAGGGCCGGGCGGTGCGGCTGCTGGTGCATTCCCTCGTGGAGCAGCTGGACTCAGGAGACCCCTTGTTCCAGCGTGCGGAGCTGCCGCGCAGCCAGCTGCGGTGCATTGCCACCGCCCTGCTGCTGGCCCAGCCCCATACGCATACCGGCGAGCTTCGCGACGGCCCGCAACCCAGTCACCCGCGCTCGTTACGCGCGGCTCTCTCCTTCATCGAAACGAACCTCTCGGAACGCCTCACCCTCAGCGGCATTGCCGCCGCCGCAGACTGCAGCCCACGGACCGTCAGCTCCGCGTTCCGCGCCCGACTCGGACTGTCTCCCCTCACCTACGTGCGCAATCTGCGACTGGACCGGATCCGCGAGGACGTCCTCACCTCCACCGATCACGTCAGCACCATCGCGTATCGGTGGGGCGTCTCCCACCTGGGCCGCTTCGCCGCCGAATACCGCGACCGCTTCGACGAACTGCCCTCCGAAACGGCGGCCCGCCGGTAGCAAACCGCCCCTGGAACTGGTGGTGGTCAGGGTTCCGCGCCGAGGCGTGACGCCGGCCGTTCAGTCGAGGACCGCAGCAGCTTCGATCTCGACCACGTGCTCGGGGACGTCCAGTGCCGCTACGCCCAGCAGCGTGGCCGGCGGGACGGGTGTGGTTCCCAGCCTGTCGGCGGCCCGGGTGACCCCTTCCAGGAGTAGGGGCATCGTGGCCGGAACGGCCTGCCGGCCGGTCCTACGCCTCGGGGGAGTCCTGGACGGAGGCCGTCGCGTCGGCGGTCTTCGTGCGCGCCCCGGCCACCCGCAGCGTCACGGCAGCCGCGACTCCGGCCAGCAGGCCCCAGGTCAGGGCCGCCGGGACGCCGCCGCCGAGCTCCGCGGACAGATGCAGCAGCCCCCAGCGCAGGCCCGTACCGTCCGTCGCGATCCGCAGCAGCTGGCTCGCCAGCAGGCCGAGCACGGTCGCGCACACCGCGCCGACCGCCATCGCCGGGACGGTGGCTCGGGTGAGCAGTCCGGGCAGCCGGCTCAGCATCCACCACACCACGGCGAGCAGCAGCACGTCGGGGGCGCGGGACAGGAGCCAGTCGCCGAGCGGTGTGCCCGCCGGGTCCGTCCAGGCACCGAGCAGCAGCCACTGGCGCAGGAGATCACCCGGTTCGGAGATCAGCCCGACCCTCGGGGAGATCTGCTGGAGCGCGGCGGCCACCGGCTGGTACGAGAGGACCACCAGGGACAGGGCGATCACCACGGTCCCGACGGTGGCGGCCAGGCGGGCGGCGCGCACCGGGACGACCTGCTGCGGCAGCGGACCGGTCCCGTCGGCGGTGATCCGGGCTGCGAGCACGGTCCCCACGGCCGCGACCAGCGCGGTCACCACCAGGATCTGCTGCCCGGAGGAGATCGCGCCCGACAGCCGGGGCAGGAAGCGGAAACTGCCGTTCCCCCCAGAGGCAATCAGCCACGGCGCGGAGACGGTCGCCGCCAGCATCCCGGCCACCAGACCCCACGCCCACACCGCGAGCAGGGCGGCGGTCCGCCGGCCGGGCACCGGGGGAAGTCGGCGGACCAGGAAGATCGCCCCGAGCACGAAGAAGACGAAGACCGCGCCGAACCGGACCTGCAGCGCGGTGGTGTACAGCGCGAGGTAGCGGGTGCCGTCGACCCAGCCCGGGCTACCGACCCCGTCGGACGTACCGGTGCCGGGCTGAGTGGACGACGGGGGGTCGTACGACCAGGGAGTGAGCCAGTGTTCGAGATCGGCGGCGGCCTGGCCGCCGATCATGTTGGTGGCACCCGGCAGGTGCAGCGCGTGCGCGCTCGCCCCCATCCACCACAGAAGTGCCGTGAGCAGCACCCCTCCGACCAGAGCCGGTATCGCCGCGCGCCGGTTCGTCATGTGTCCCCCGTCTTGTCACGCATCCCGTGAATCCCCCAAGTAGTGGAGTTTACGGGGACATTTATCACGCGTGGATCACGGTCCTGCGCCGATCACGGTCGTCCGCGCGCTCTCCCTACGCGTCGGCGACGGCCCCGCCGCCGCCCCTCGACCGCGTGATCGGCTCGCGCATCACCGGGGGATCTTTCGTCCCGCCTCGGTAAGAGTGAGTGTCAGGCAGCCGAACCATTCGCCGGATTCCGGGTACTCCCAGTTCGTGGCTTCCGAAAGCAGCACGGCCAGGTCCCGCTGGGGGAGGGGAGGGCCGGGTTGGAATCCCGCGGCCCCGTCAGGCGCAGTCCAGGGAATGACCCGGGAGACCTGAATCCATCCTTTGTCGATCAGCGTCCGCAGAATCGGTATGAGAGCCGAGGCGGGCCCGGACGTCAAGGGCTCGTCCAGGTCGCCTCGGACGCCGGGCAGGATATCGATCTCGGAGGCGTTGATCATGAACGCGCGCTCCGCGGAGGAAAGCTCGTCTGTCGCGGGATAACTCACCCGGAGAGCATCGCACCCTCACCTGACCGGCGTAGAGAAGGGGTTGCCCGTCATCGCGGCGGCGGTCAGAGGGATCCCAAATCGGCGGACACCCAATGTTCCGGCTGCAGGTAAATGACGACGTGCTCACCGAGCTGGGTGCGGTCGTATTCCACGAATTCCGCGACCTTGTCCTGAGGGAGGTACCGCGCGGTCAGCTCCCAGGACCGTTCGCGGCTGTCTGATTCCGTCCTGGTGACCGGCCCCTCCACCGAGACGTAGCGCACCGTCGGTTCGGTCCGCTGCACCATCAGGCTGAAGCGCCCTGCAGACCGAATGGCCCGGGCCTTCCGGGAATCAGGCCCGGTACGCACCCACAGTTCGCCGCCCGGCGTGTACTGATACCAAATGGGGACGGTCAGTGGTGCGCGGTCCGGCCGTTCGACCACGGACAGCGCACCGATATGAGGTTCCGCCAGAAACAGCTCTCGTTCTCGTGTCGACAGGGTCATATCGCCGACCATAGCCCGACCGACGGCTTTCCGACGGGGATACCTGAGGGGGTGTCCCGACCTCGGCTGCGACGGATGGCGCCTCGGTGGGGGAGTGGAGTTCAGGCCGGTGCGGACAGGGCCGTGCGGTAGTCGGAGAGGGCTGCCGCGGTGTCGGCGAGGGGGAAGCGGGCGCCGAGCTGCCCGTCCGGGCGGATGAGGAGTCCGGTCGGGCCGTCGGGGCGGTAGAGCCGGGCGAACTCCCCTTTGGTGTCGCGGTATCCGGGGACAGGAAGGAGGTCGGGGGCGCACGGAGTGGCGTCCCGGGCGAGGACGGCAACGGTCTGCAGGCCGTCTTCCCGAACGGGGGCGTCGGGGGTGCCGAGGGCGCTTCCGTCGGCCACAGGCGACTGCTCGGCGGCTCGGGTGGCCGCTTCGGCGGCCTTGGCGAGGGCGGCCGGGTCGGCCGCGTACATCAGCAGCACGTGTCCTGTGTGGCCGCGCAGGATGTCGAGCAGCCGCAAGGGGTAGGTGGCCACGGGGGTGGTCAGACCGGCGCAGTCCGGGGCCCGGTCGCCGGGCTGGGGCGCGTCGGCCGGCCCGCTGGGCTTGTCGGCGAGCGGGCCGCCCCGGTAGCTGACGAGCAGTTGGGCTTCGTGCAGCATCAGGGTCCGCGGGTCGTCAGGGTCGGCTTCGATGCCGTCGGTGGCGTGGCGGACGGTCCGGCCGACGACCTCCTCACCTACGGGGCGGCGCTCGGCGTCGTAGCTGGCGAGGAGGGCGGGTCCGGCCTCCCCGCGGACGACGAGAGCGAGTTTCCAGGCCAGGTTGCAGGCATCCTGGATGCCGGTGTTCATGCCCTGCGCACCCGTGGGCGGGTGGATGTGGGCGGCGTCGCCCGCGACGAACACCCGGCCGTCGGCGTAGCGGTCGACGATCCGGTGGCTGATGCGGAAGACGGACGACCAGCGCATCCGCGACAGGACGGCTGCCTTGGGGGCGAGGCGATCCACGACCGCCTGCAGGTGGGACAGTTCAGGGGCGCGACCGCTCTCCGGACCGTGCGGCACGGACTCGCCCCGCGCGGGCCCGCCCTCCGCCGTCCGCGGGGAGAGTTCGGGTGGCACCAGCGTCGACATGCGGTAGCGGCCCGCTCCGGGCAGCGGGATGCAGACCAGCAGGTCGTCGGTGGCGCCGTCGTCGGTGCGGTGGAGGGACCGCAGGCCGTATCCGTGCGGCAGATCCCAGTCGGCTTCGACGTCGGCCAGCAGGTACTCCTCGGCGAAGGCCCCGCCCTCGAAGGCGAGTCCGAGCCCCTTGCGGACGGTGCTGTGCGCTCCGTCGCAGCCGATCAGATAGCGGGCCCGGACCTCCTCCTCGCTGTCGGAGGCGGTACGCAGCCGGGCGGTGACCCCGTCCTCGTCCTGCGCGAACGACAGCAGCTCGGTGCCACGCTCGATGACCGTCCCCAGGCCGGCGAGATACGCCTCAAGGATGCGCTCGGTCTCGTACTGCGGTAGCGCGGCGAATCCGTACGGCACCTCGGGCGGCAGGGTGAGGTCGATCCGCGCCTGCTCCCGGCCGTTGACGTAGATCAGTTGGCCGCGCATCGCGAGGGCGGCTTCCAGGACGGTGCGGGCCAGGCCCATCCGGTCCCAGAGCTCAAGGGTGCGCGGCTGGATGCCGACCGCCTTGGCGTACGGCAGGCGGGCCGGCAGTCGGTCGACGAGACGGCAGCACACCCCGTTGCGACGCAGCTCCGCGGCGGCGCTCAGCCCGACCGGCCCGGCGCCCGCGATCAGTACGTCGGTGGTATGGGTGTGCGCCACGCGGACCTCCCGCTGCCTGCTGCCCCTTGCCGGTCCGTACTCCGGTACTCCATCGTGCCCCGGTGCCGCGCGAGCGGCGAGCCGGCCATCGAGCGGCGAGCCGGGCACGCGGCCGTGGGCCGCGCCGGCCGGTCGGTGTGGCGGCTGCCCGGTCGGTGGCATCCGGGCCGGCCGCTCCGGCACCGTCGTGCGGAGCCCGGCTCACTTCATGTCGTACGGCCTGCGTCGGGAGACGCGAGGGCTTCGGTGAGTTTTTCGAGGCGCAGGGCGAACGTGCCGGCCTCGCCCGGAGGCCAGGTGGCCATCTCCTCGGCCAGGAAGGACTCCATCGCGCCGCGCAGTTCCCGGACGGTCCGCTCACCGTCCGCGGTGAGCGCCAGACGGGTGGCGCGGGCGTCGGACGGGTCGGGGCCACGGGCGATCAGCCCGGCCTCCTGCAACCGCGTGGCGTAGCGGGTGGTGACGGTGCGGTCCATGCCGATCGCCTCGGCGAGCCTGGTGGCGGTGGCGGGCCCGACGCGGTCGAGGCCGGACAGCACCGGGTAGGTGGTGGCGTCGACGCCCTCCACCCCTGAGGTCAGCCGGCCGTGGAGCCCGGCGCGGGTGGCCCGCAGGGTCAGGGCGCCGAGGGCTGCGGCCACCCGGGCGGCGGACGTCTGGTCGGTGGTGTCAGTGGTTGGCTCGCTCACCCTTCGATGATACGTGCAAAAGGCACGGAGTCCTGCTAGCGTTGCATGCGTGCAGAAAGCACGTGCATCACACACACAAGGGGTTCTCATGTCGCATGCGCAGCAGCCGGTGGTACGGCCCGAAGACGTCCTGCCCGCCGGGATCGACTCGACCGCGATCAACGGGCGTACCGTCCGCAAGGGTTCGGTGGCCGCGTTCGTCGCCAACGCCGTACGCCTCGACGACCTCACCGAGGGCACCGCCGAATACGCGGCCCTTCTGGCGCAGTTGCGGGAACTTGCCCCCGCCCTGCGCACGATCGGGCTTCTCGACGTCTTCGAGCCCCGCTCGCCCGTAGTGGGCCGGATCCTCGCGGACGCCGCGTAGTGGCGAGGGGGTCGGGTTCCTGACCCCTGACCGGCTCCGTCCGACCGTCGGCCCGGGAAACGGCGAAGGCCGGCCCGACGCTGTGGGCGTCGAGCCGGCCTTGCCGGTGGTGCGGTCCTCGGGGTGCCGAGCCGTCCGGTCGGCGGACCGGTCAGTCCGTGCCGGACTCCATCGCGGCGCGGTCCAGCATCTCGTCCTCGCTGGAGATTTCGCCGCGGGAGGCGATGGCCTCGGCGCCGCCCTCGGGCATGGTGCCGATCAGCCCGGTCGCGGCCGCCTGGGCGGCTCCGATGGCGGGGTTGGCGGTGCCGATCATGCCGAGCCCGGCGTACTGCTCCAGCTTGGCGCGCGAGTCGGCGATGTCCAGGTTGCGCATGGTGAGTTGGCCGATCCGGTCCACCGGGCCGAAGGCCGAGTCCTCGGTGCGCTCCATGGACAGCTTGTCCGGGTGGTAGCTGAACGCCGGCCCGGTGGTGTCGAGGATCGAGTAGTCCTCGCCGCGCCGCAGCCGCAACGTCACCTCGCCGGTGACGGCCGCGCCGACCCAGCGCTGCAGCGACTCACGCACCATCAGCGCCTGCGGGTCCAGCCAGCGGCCCTCGTACATCAGCCGGCCCAGGCGCCGGCCTTCGTTGTGGTACTGGGCGAGGGTGTCCTCGTTGTGGATCGCGTTGACCAGGCGCTCGTACGCGGCGTGCAGCAGCGCCATGCCGGGCGCCTCGTAGATGCCGCGGCTCTTGGCCTCGATGATGCGGTTCTCGATCTGGTCCGACATGCCCATGCCGTGCCGGCCGCCGATGTCGTTCGCCTCCATCACCAGGTCGACGGGGGACGCGAACTCCTTGCCGTTGATCGTTACCGGGCGGCCCTGGTCGAAGCCGATCGTCACGTCCTCGGCGGCGATCTCGACCGACGGATCCCAGAACCGCACGCCCATGATGGGGTCCACGGTCTCCACGCCGGTGTCGAGGTGCTCCAGGGTCTTCGCCTCGTGGGTGGCACCCCAGATGTTGGCGTCGGTGGAGTACGCCTTCTCGGTGCTGTCGCGGTAGGGCAGGTCGTGGGCGAGCAGCCACTCCGACATCTCCTTGCGGCCGCCGAGCTCGGTCACGAAGTCCGCGTCCAGCCAG
The sequence above is a segment of the Streptomyces lydicus genome. Coding sequences within it:
- a CDS encoding helix-turn-helix transcriptional regulator — encoded protein: MPDNDLGDFLRARRSGLRPEDVGMASYGLRRVAGLRREEVAVLAGVNVDYYTRLEQGRERRPSPQVLDALSRALHLDTDAHDHLHRLAGTAPLDRPGPQRNGVSPALRQLMDGYPHTPAFVLNRTLDILATNALADALYSPFHPADNLARAVFLDPAGRDFYARWDRAAQATVAHLRQAAGFDPDDPRLNALIDTLTEHSTTFSTLWQAHTVRGKTRDAKTLNHPDVGPLTLTYQAFDVRDAPGQQLVIYHAEPGSPSAQALALLGALDATTRQTAGDPHP
- a CDS encoding SDR family NAD(P)-dependent oxidoreductase is translated as MNVISQHATVLLIGASRGLGRAIAAEYLDRGSHVVGTVRGPGRTALHDLQPTAGGRLEIEHVDINAPEQIHALRERLGARRFDLLFVNAGVANHPEETPADVTTDEFTRLMLTNALSPMRVIETLAELVTPDGTMAIMSSGLGSVANNERGGFEIYRASKSALNQLMRSYAARHRDDPRTLLVTAPGWVKTDMGGPNARLTIEESIPRLVTAVDAQRGRRGLRYLDYLGETVPW
- a CDS encoding amidohydrolase family protein, with the protein product MRVITIEEHWTTPGIDRALRAQPMRSRDESVALNDRGDIPGRLLDIGEQRITAMDAAGIDLQILSIAPPGTHGLPAREAVALSREANDLASEAVGRHPTRLRAMTTLPMSDPDAAVTELQRIADSPAHVGIMSYGRSGDRPLDDPAYDELLATAAALGRPVFIHPQIPPNAVRDASYRGFDPTVELALATFGWGWHIEAGLAALRLILRGTFDRHPDLQIVLGHWGEMLLFALDRVDSLSNVATGLDRRVAEYFRTNVHIATSGMLTPRLLRHALDFTTIDRILLSGDYPFHRLDAAALTDFLGTLPDREDRHKVAYANARALYRLEPSAPGPDAETARLLEQS
- a CDS encoding Lrp/AsnC family transcriptional regulator → MSSPEIDHSVILEPHDVRILRALQIDPRVGFATVATVLGLSELTVARRYRRMRRAGVLRVIGVVDPGALGQSRWMARLRCRPGSAPAMAEALAQRDDISWVALCAAGSEVTCAVRSRSPEQRDDLLGRRLPRAAAVLDLQASVMLRQFVGGRGHYWAALTGTLTPEQEAALGTGDGPFPERPVVRNEPVQLADQDEKLLAALATDGRASLVDLAAAADLTPGRASRRLHTLLSGGVVHIDVEIAPMALGYRARANLWMRVHPGSIKAVGRAMARMPEVGFAAALSGPNNLHAVVHCRDLDELFEFTSDRVGTLPGVEAMEVSPVFRQIKQAGTRVDGDRLTDPPSDRSR
- a CDS encoding VOC family protein, giving the protein MSDTSLITHLRHIDVTMPSFAEQRQFYTELWGLTETAGDTGVSFLAAEGSPEQYVVRLREDQQKRTDLIAFGAAHPADVDALAAQLIAQGVKLVREPQMLDTPGGGYAVRFFDNEGRVVEVSADVTPRRHRTIEARESIPVRLSHVLMNSPTPEATVAWYIKHLGFRLSDTLCIGSRGEMMWFLRCNTYHHSFGIVRGPHAAFHHASFEMRGVDEFLRGTGRMQRLGIERLWGPGRHRAGDNSFSYYLDRAGNTVEYTTELEVVDEDTWHPHLFDLTDPANADQWGTANEMNEYIAAKSHNDVDPGLFVAPPI
- a CDS encoding FAD-dependent monooxygenase, with the protein product MKSCSGARTAVIVGAGVAGLTAASALARRGWRVEIAEAAPATATSGWGLCLTGPALRALDELGLADRCLAEGYGMAGITHVDVNGESADRVQLPRLIGAERPAMVGMARPVLHRILREAAERSGVVVHYGMTVAAVDQEQELVRVRFSDGTVRQFALLVGADGIRSSVRALLGLATSLDYHGQMVWRALVPRPPWATRIHQFAGEVNTAGLIPISGSQAYVFLTENGVGHSVLPDAELAPRLRQLLGAFPGRVKEICPLVSASESVVRRPVRTALLAGAWNRGNGVVIGDAAHAPAPQTASGAALAIEDGLVLAHELARHESVGAGLESFVNRRARRCRTLVQTSVAIVGLEQAQRHDKAYPLVNACHQQMAEPA